From Chloracidobacterium sp., the proteins below share one genomic window:
- the ppdK gene encoding pyruvate, phosphate dikinase has translation MTPHVAPYKNVYRFIDGHADGDGAMKDLLGGKGAGLAEMTLAGLPVPPGFTITTEVCRRYYAAGNQLPADVWDEVCAALREVEAAVGKTFGDATNPLLVSVRSGAKFSMPGMMDTVLNLGLNHATVQGLLRQTNNERFARDAHRRFVQMFGRIVLGVPGERFEHALEAKKAARGVRHDTELTAADLQELVTEFEAIVERETGKPFPADPYEQLRLAICAVFNSWYGKRAVDYRRLHKISDDLGTAVNIVAMVFGNMGDDSGTGVAFTRNPSTGERVLFGEYLPNAQGEDVVAGIRTPEKLDTLREKMPDVYAQFCEVAARLERHYRDVQDLEFTIERGKLWMLQTRNAKRTGAAAVKIAVDLVTEGLITPQEAVLRVEPSHLDQLLHPMVDPTVEKTVLGKGLPASPGAAAGAVVFDPDRAEKRAQAGERVVLVRTETSPEDFHGMVAAQGILTARGGLTSHAAVVARGMGKPCVVGCSDLKLDADGMHIGGRTLREGDFITLDGTTGQVLLGDVPLVAPKTGEEFETFMRWVDEARRLRIRANADTPHDARVARDFGAEGIGLCRTEHMFFEGDRIDVVRQMIMVSGTYKRLAAALDKINADLERARGDADKTAELEAERAALEAALATPAQLFKGALATLLPMQRGDFVGIFKAMDGFPVTIRLLDPPLHEFLPHTDEEIETLAAKLNLPAADVRARVAALKEHNPMLGHRGCRLGIAYPEITEMQARAIFEAAVEVARQGVRVFPEVMIPLVGDVNELRAQEAIVRRVADEVQQASGVEIPYLVGTMIELPRAALTADKIATVAEFFSFGTNDLTQTTFGFSRDDAGTFLPMYVERKILPEDPFQVLDQEGVGELMRIGVQKGRATRPTLKVGICGEHGGEPSSVAFCHELGLDYVSCSPYRVPIARLAAAQAALRRRA, from the coding sequence CCCGCGGACGTATGGGATGAGGTTTGCGCGGCGCTGCGCGAAGTTGAAGCCGCCGTCGGCAAGACGTTCGGCGATGCGACCAACCCGTTGCTGGTCTCCGTCCGTTCGGGCGCGAAGTTCTCCATGCCGGGTATGATGGACACGGTGCTCAACCTTGGTCTCAACCACGCCACCGTTCAGGGTCTGCTGCGCCAAACCAACAACGAACGTTTCGCCCGCGACGCCCACCGGCGTTTTGTCCAGATGTTTGGGCGCATTGTGTTGGGCGTTCCCGGCGAACGCTTTGAGCATGCGTTGGAAGCCAAAAAGGCGGCGCGCGGCGTTCGGCACGACACCGAACTCACCGCTGCTGACTTGCAGGAACTCGTAACCGAGTTTGAAGCGATTGTTGAACGCGAAACCGGAAAGCCCTTCCCAGCCGACCCCTACGAGCAGCTTCGTCTGGCGATTTGCGCCGTGTTCAACTCGTGGTACGGCAAACGCGCCGTGGATTACCGCCGCCTGCACAAGATTTCCGACGACCTTGGTACGGCTGTCAACATTGTGGCGATGGTGTTTGGGAACATGGGCGACGACTCCGGTACGGGGGTGGCGTTTACGCGCAATCCGTCCACCGGCGAACGGGTGCTGTTTGGGGAGTACTTGCCGAATGCGCAGGGCGAGGATGTCGTGGCCGGCATTCGGACGCCGGAAAAGCTCGATACGCTGCGCGAGAAGATGCCGGACGTGTACGCGCAGTTTTGCGAAGTCGCGGCGCGGCTGGAACGGCACTACCGCGACGTACAGGACTTGGAGTTCACCATCGAGCGCGGCAAGCTGTGGATGCTTCAGACGCGCAACGCCAAGCGGACGGGCGCGGCGGCGGTCAAAATTGCCGTGGATTTGGTCACGGAAGGGCTAATTACGCCGCAGGAGGCGGTGCTCCGGGTAGAGCCGAGTCATCTGGATCAGTTGCTCCATCCAATGGTGGACCCGACGGTGGAAAAAACCGTCCTAGGCAAGGGATTGCCGGCGAGTCCCGGCGCGGCGGCTGGGGCGGTCGTCTTTGACCCTGACCGGGCGGAAAAGCGGGCGCAGGCGGGCGAACGGGTGGTGCTTGTTCGTACGGAGACTTCGCCGGAGGACTTTCACGGCATGGTGGCGGCGCAAGGGATACTGACGGCGCGCGGCGGCTTGACTTCTCACGCGGCCGTCGTCGCGCGCGGCATGGGCAAGCCCTGCGTTGTTGGGTGCAGCGATCTGAAGTTGGACGCCGACGGGATGCACATCGGCGGGCGGACGCTCCGCGAAGGTGATTTCATTACGCTCGACGGCACGACCGGGCAAGTCTTGTTGGGTGACGTACCGTTGGTGGCCCCGAAAACAGGCGAAGAGTTTGAAACTTTCATGCGGTGGGTGGATGAGGCGCGCCGATTGCGCATCCGCGCCAATGCCGACACGCCGCATGACGCGCGCGTGGCGCGCGACTTCGGCGCGGAGGGCATCGGACTGTGCCGTACCGAGCACATGTTCTTTGAGGGCGACCGGATTGATGTCGTCCGGCAGATGATCATGGTTTCGGGGACGTACAAGCGGTTGGCGGCGGCGCTCGATAAAATCAACGCCGATTTGGAGCGGGCGCGCGGCGACGCCGACAAGACGGCAGAGCTTGAAGCCGAACGCGCGGCGTTGGAAGCGGCGTTGGCAACGCCGGCGCAGTTGTTCAAAGGGGCGCTGGCGACGTTGCTGCCGATGCAGCGCGGCGATTTCGTCGGGATTTTCAAAGCGATGGACGGCTTCCCGGTCACAATTCGCCTGCTGGACCCGCCGCTGCATGAGTTTTTGCCGCACACCGATGAAGAGATTGAGACGCTGGCGGCTAAGCTCAACCTGCCGGCGGCGGACGTGCGGGCGCGCGTTGCTGCGCTCAAGGAGCACAACCCAATGCTGGGTCATCGCGGCTGTCGGCTGGGCATCGCCTACCCCGAAATTACTGAAATGCAAGCGCGGGCGATTTTTGAGGCCGCTGTTGAAGTAGCGCGACAGGGCGTTCGGGTTTTCCCGGAGGTGATGATTCCGCTGGTCGGGGATGTCAACGAGCTGCGCGCTCAGGAAGCTATTGTCCGGCGCGTCGCCGACGAAGTGCAACAGGCGTCAGGGGTGGAGATTCCCTACTTGGTGGGCACGATGATTGAGTTGCCGCGGGCGGCGCTCACGGCGGACAAGATTGCAACCGTCGCGGAGTTTTTCAGCTTTGGGACGAATGACTTGACGCAAACCACCTTCGGCTTTTCGCGCGACGACGCCGGGACGTTTCTCCCAATGTACGTCGAGCGGAAAATCCTGCCGGAAGATCCCTTCCAAGTGTTGGATCAGGAAGGCGTCGGGGAACTGATGCGGATCGGCGTGCAGAAGGGACGCGCGACGCGGCCGACACTGAAGGTCGGGATTTGCGGCGAACATGGCGGCGAGCCGTCTTCGGTGGCGTTTTGTCACGAGCTTGGCTTGGACTATGTGAGCTGTTCGCCCTACCGTGTCCCGATTGCGCGCTTGGCGGCGGCGCAGGCGGCGCTC